From Streptomyces durmitorensis, a single genomic window includes:
- the hemW gene encoding radical SAM family heme chaperone HemW yields the protein MPSALPDGEPMPEDGALPASALAGAGTRPLGFYLHVPYCATRCGYCDFNTYTATELRGSGGVLASRDNYADTLIDEVRLARKTLGDDPRPVRTVFVGGGTPTLLAAADLVRMLGAVREEFGLADDAEITTEANPDSVDPAYLSELRAGGFNRVSFGMQSAKQHVLKVLDRTHTPGRPEACVAEARAAGFDHVNLDLIYGTPGESDDDWRATLDAAIGAGPDHVSAYALIVEEGTQLARRIRRGEVPMTDDDVHADRYLIADEVLGGAGFSWYEVSNWATSEAGRCLHNELYWRGADWWGAGPGAHSHVGGVRWWNVKHPGAYAGALGAGRSPGAGREVLAAEDRRVERILLELRLLEGCPLSLLRPAGLAASRRALEEGLLEGGPYEEGRAVLTLRGRLLADAVVRDLVD from the coding sequence ATGCCTTCCGCACTGCCCGATGGTGAGCCCATGCCCGAGGACGGGGCCCTGCCCGCGTCCGCCCTCGCGGGTGCGGGGACGCGTCCGCTCGGCTTCTACCTCCACGTCCCGTACTGCGCCACGCGCTGCGGCTACTGCGACTTCAACACGTACACCGCGACCGAGCTGCGCGGCTCCGGCGGCGTTCTCGCCTCACGCGACAACTACGCGGACACCCTGATCGACGAGGTGCGGCTCGCGCGCAAGACCCTGGGCGACGACCCGCGCCCGGTCCGGACCGTCTTCGTCGGCGGCGGTACGCCGACGCTCCTCGCCGCTGCCGACCTCGTCCGCATGCTGGGGGCCGTGCGGGAGGAGTTCGGGCTCGCGGACGACGCCGAGATCACCACCGAGGCGAACCCCGACTCCGTCGATCCGGCGTACCTGAGCGAGCTGCGGGCCGGGGGCTTCAACCGCGTCTCCTTCGGGATGCAGAGCGCCAAGCAGCACGTACTGAAGGTGCTCGACCGTACGCACACACCCGGGCGGCCCGAGGCGTGCGTCGCGGAGGCGCGGGCCGCGGGCTTCGACCACGTCAACCTGGACCTCATCTACGGCACGCCGGGCGAGAGCGACGACGACTGGCGGGCCACCCTGGACGCGGCGATCGGCGCCGGGCCCGACCACGTCAGCGCCTACGCGCTGATCGTCGAGGAGGGCACGCAGCTGGCGCGGCGGATCCGGCGCGGCGAGGTGCCGATGACGGACGACGACGTGCACGCGGACCGGTATCTGATCGCGGACGAGGTGCTCGGGGGGGCGGGATTCTCCTGGTACGAGGTGTCCAACTGGGCCACGTCCGAGGCCGGGCGGTGCCTGCACAACGAGCTGTACTGGCGGGGGGCCGACTGGTGGGGGGCCGGGCCGGGGGCCCACAGCCATGTGGGGGGCGTGCGGTGGTGGAACGTCAAGCATCCCGGGGCGTACGCGGGGGCGCTGGGTGCTGGGCGCTCGCCTGGGGCCGGGCGGGAGGTGCTGGCCGCGGAGGATCGGCGGGTGGAGCGGATCCTGCTTGAGCTGCGGCTGCTTGAGGGGTGTCCGTTGAGCTTGCTCCGGCCCGCGGGGCTCGCGGCTTCGCGCCGGGCGTTGGAGGAGGGGCTGCTTGAGGGTGGGCCCTACGAGGAGGGGCGAGCGGTGTTGACACTGCGGGGGCGGTTGCTGGCGGATGCGGTCGTGCGGGACCTGGTGGACTGA
- a CDS encoding DUF3097 domain-containing protein, whose protein sequence is MRQYSADLTPPWKKPKSVPEVAAEADLVVEELGTGFCGAVIRCEKTAEGPTVTLEDRFGKHRVFPMTPGGFALEGRTVTLVRPSAASPLVRPTRTASGSVAVPGARARVARAGRIYVEGRHDAELVERVWGDDLRIEGVVVEYLEGIDDLPAIVADFSPGPDARLGVLVDHLVPGSKESRIAAQVSSPSALVVGHPYIDVWEAVKPSSVGIEAWPRVPRGQDWKTGVCEALGWPLNTGAAWQRILGSVRSYRDLEPALLGRVEELIDFVTAPES, encoded by the coding sequence ATGCGCCAGTACTCCGCAGACCTCACCCCGCCGTGGAAGAAGCCGAAGTCCGTGCCGGAGGTCGCCGCGGAGGCCGACCTCGTGGTGGAGGAGCTCGGCACCGGCTTCTGCGGGGCGGTGATCCGCTGCGAGAAGACGGCGGAGGGTCCGACGGTGACCCTGGAGGACCGCTTCGGCAAGCACCGCGTCTTCCCGATGACTCCCGGGGGCTTCGCCCTGGAGGGCCGGACGGTCACACTGGTCCGCCCGTCGGCAGCGTCTCCTCTTGTACGTCCCACACGAACCGCCTCTGGTTCGGTGGCCGTGCCGGGGGCGCGGGCCCGGGTCGCCCGTGCGGGGCGGATCTACGTCGAGGGGCGGCACGACGCGGAGCTCGTCGAGCGGGTGTGGGGCGACGACCTGCGGATCGAGGGCGTGGTCGTCGAGTATCTGGAGGGCATCGACGACCTCCCGGCGATCGTCGCTGACTTCTCCCCCGGCCCCGACGCGCGGCTCGGCGTCCTGGTGGACCACTTGGTGCCCGGCTCCAAGGAGTCGAGGATCGCGGCGCAGGTGAGTTCGCCGTCGGCGCTGGTGGTGGGGCACCCCTACATCGACGTGTGGGAGGCGGTGAAGCCGTCGTCGGTGGGCATCGAGGCGTGGCCCCGCGTCCCACGGGGCCAGGACTGGAAGACGGGCGTCTGCGAGGCGCTGGGCTGGCCCCTGAACACGGGCGCCGCGTGGCAACGGATCCTGGGCTCGGTGCGGAGCTACCGGGATCTTGAGCCGGCGCTGCTGGGCCGCGTGGAGGAACTGATCGACTTCGTCACGGCACCCGAGTCCTAG
- a CDS encoding MBL fold metallo-hydrolase produces the protein MDVALAWDEAGWERLAPHVGRRRLPVWDCTAGLVVGGDSALMIEAGATLREGAQLRTQARGILGGARRVTHLALTHPHFDHVLGAAAFAGVEVYGAVGIDTLLTKGRDELRASAVRHGVAADAAAEAADLLVRPHHLVCGEWTLDLGGGVQVLLANVGPGHSGHDLAVLVPGTDGSPEIVFCGDLVEESDEPQAGADAVPKRWPAALDRLLSLGGEDALYVPGHGAVVDAAFVRAQRATLAARFGVS, from the coding sequence ATGGACGTGGCACTGGCTTGGGACGAGGCGGGGTGGGAGCGGCTCGCGCCGCATGTGGGGCGGCGGCGGCTGCCGGTGTGGGACTGCACGGCGGGCCTCGTCGTCGGCGGCGATTCGGCGCTGATGATCGAGGCGGGGGCGACCCTGCGCGAGGGGGCCCAGCTGCGCACCCAGGCGCGCGGCATCCTCGGCGGTGCCCGCCGGGTCACCCACCTCGCCCTGACGCACCCGCACTTCGACCACGTCCTGGGCGCCGCGGCGTTCGCGGGCGTGGAGGTGTACGGCGCGGTCGGCATCGACACGCTCCTCACGAAGGGCCGCGACGAGCTGCGCGCATCGGCCGTCCGGCACGGGGTCGCCGCGGACGCCGCGGCGGAGGCCGCCGACCTGCTCGTCCGCCCGCACCACCTGGTGTGCGGGGAGTGGACGCTCGACCTGGGCGGCGGGGTGCAGGTCCTGCTCGCCAACGTCGGTCCCGGCCACTCGGGCCACGACCTGGCGGTCCTGGTCCCCGGCACGGACGGCTCTCCGGAGATCGTGTTCTGCGGCGACCTGGTCGAGGAGTCGGACGAACCGCAGGCGGGGGCGGACGCGGTCCCGAAGCGCTGGCCGGCGGCGCTCGACCGGCTCCTCTCCCTGGGCGGGGAGGACGCGTTGTACGTGCCGGGGCACGGAGCGGTGGTCGACGCGGCATTTGTCCGTGCGCAACGCGCCACACTGGCGGCCCGCTTCGGCGTGTCGTAG
- the hrcA gene encoding heat-inducible transcriptional repressor HrcA codes for MLNERRLEVLRAIVHDYVGTEEPVGSKALTERHSLGVSPATVRNDMAALEEEGFIAQPHTSAGRIPTDKGYRLFVDRLAGVKPMAAPERRAIQNFLDGAVDLDDVVARTVRLLAQLTRQVAVVQYPSLTRSTVRHVELLSLAPARLMLVLITDTGRVEQRMIDCPAPFGETSLADLRARLNSRVAGRRFADVPQLVQDMTESFDAEDRGTVATVLSTLLETLVEETEERLMIGGTANLTRFGHDFPLTIRPVLEALEEQVVLLKLLGEATDSGMTVRIGHENAHEGLSSTSVVSVGYGSGSEAVAKLGVVGPTRMDYPGTMGAVRAVARYVGQILAES; via the coding sequence ATGCTCAATGAACGCAGGCTCGAGGTGCTGCGCGCCATCGTCCACGACTATGTCGGCACCGAGGAGCCCGTCGGCTCCAAGGCGCTCACCGAGCGGCACAGCCTCGGGGTCTCACCGGCCACGGTCCGCAACGACATGGCGGCACTGGAGGAGGAAGGGTTCATCGCCCAGCCTCATACGAGTGCGGGGCGCATCCCGACGGACAAGGGGTACCGCCTCTTCGTCGACCGGCTCGCGGGCGTCAAGCCGATGGCGGCGCCGGAGCGCAGGGCCATCCAGAACTTCCTCGACGGCGCCGTGGACCTCGACGACGTCGTGGCGCGCACGGTGCGGCTGCTCGCGCAGCTGACCCGGCAGGTCGCGGTCGTGCAGTATCCGTCCCTCACGCGGTCGACGGTGCGGCACGTGGAGCTGCTCTCCCTTGCTCCGGCCCGCCTGATGCTCGTCCTGATCACGGACACGGGCCGGGTCGAGCAGCGCATGATCGACTGCCCCGCCCCGTTCGGCGAGACCTCGCTGGCGGACCTGCGGGCGCGGCTCAACAGCCGGGTCGCGGGCCGCCGCTTCGCGGACGTGCCGCAGCTGGTGCAGGACATGACGGAGTCCTTCGACGCGGAGGACCGGGGCACGGTGGCGACGGTGCTCTCCACCCTCCTCGAAACCCTCGTCGAGGAGACCGAAGAGCGGCTGATGATCGGCGGAACGGCCAATCTCACCCGCTTCGGACATGACTTTCCCCTCACCATCAGGCCCGTCCTGGAGGCTCTTGAGGAGCAGGTCGTCCTGCTCAAGTTGCTTGGCGAGGCCACAGATTCGGGCATGACCGTACGGATCGGTCACGAGAACGCCCATGAGGGACTCAGCTCCACGTCCGTGGTCTCCGTCGGCTACGGTTCGGGCAGCGAGGCAGTAGCCAAACTCGGCGTGGTCGGCCCGACCCGCATGGACTATCCGGGAACGATGGGAGCAGTACGCGCAGTGGCACGTTACGTCGGACAGATCCTGGCGGAGTCGTAA
- the dnaJ gene encoding molecular chaperone DnaJ: MATDYYAVLGVRRDASQDEIKKAFRRLARELHPDVNPDPKTQERFKEINAAYEVLSDPQKKQVYDLGGDPLSQAGGGGAGGFGAGGFGNFSDIMDAFFGTASQRGPRSRTRRGQDAMIRLEIDLDEAAFGTTKDIQVDTAVVCTTCSGEGAAPGTSAQTCDMCRGRGEVSQVTRSFLGQVMTSRPCPQCQGFGTVVPTPCPECAGDGRIRSRRTLTVKIPAGVDNGTRIQLAGEGEVGPGGGPAGDLYVEIHELPHAVFQRRGDDLHCTVTIPMTAAALGTKVPLETLDGLEEVDIRPGTQSGQSVPLHGRGITHLRGGGRGDLIVHVEVLTPSKLDAEQERVLRELAQLRGEERPTGQFQPGQQGLFSRLKDAFNGR; the protein is encoded by the coding sequence GTGGCCACGGACTACTACGCCGTACTAGGCGTGCGCCGCGACGCTTCCCAGGACGAAATCAAGAAGGCCTTCCGAAGGCTGGCCCGTGAGCTTCACCCGGACGTGAATCCGGACCCGAAGACTCAGGAGCGCTTCAAGGAGATCAACGCCGCGTACGAGGTGTTGTCCGACCCGCAGAAGAAGCAGGTCTACGACCTCGGCGGCGACCCGCTGTCCCAGGCGGGCGGCGGCGGTGCGGGCGGTTTCGGGGCCGGTGGCTTCGGCAACTTCTCGGACATCATGGACGCGTTCTTCGGGACGGCGTCGCAGCGTGGCCCCCGGTCGCGCACGCGCCGTGGCCAGGACGCCATGATCCGGCTCGAGATCGACCTGGACGAGGCGGCCTTCGGGACCACCAAGGACATCCAGGTCGACACGGCGGTCGTCTGTACGACCTGCAGCGGTGAAGGTGCCGCCCCGGGGACATCCGCTCAAACGTGTGACATGTGCCGCGGTCGCGGCGAGGTGTCGCAGGTCACGCGGTCCTTCCTCGGCCAGGTCATGACCTCCCGGCCGTGCCCGCAGTGCCAGGGCTTCGGCACGGTCGTGCCCACCCCGTGCCCCGAGTGCGCCGGCGACGGCCGCATCCGGTCGCGGCGGACGCTCACCGTGAAGATCCCCGCCGGTGTCGACAACGGCACGCGGATCCAGCTCGCGGGCGAGGGCGAGGTCGGCCCCGGCGGCGGCCCCGCCGGCGACCTGTACGTGGAGATCCACGAGCTGCCGCACGCCGTGTTCCAGCGGCGCGGGGACGATCTGCACTGCACGGTCACCATCCCGATGACGGCCGCGGCGCTGGGCACCAAGGTGCCCCTTGAGACGCTGGACGGCCTGGAGGAGGTCGACATCCGGCCCGGCACGCAGTCGGGACAGTCGGTGCCGCTGCACGGCAGGGGCATCACGCACCTGCGGGGCGGCGGGCGAGGCGACCTCATCGTGCACGTCGAGGTCCTCACGCCGAGCAAGCTGGACGCGGAGCAGGAGCGGGTCCTGCGGGAGCTGGCGCAGCTGCGCGGCGAGGAGCGGCCCACGGGGCAGTTCCAGCCGGGGCAGCAGGGTCTGTTCTCGCGCCTCAAGGATGCGTTCAACGGGCGGTAG
- a CDS encoding nitronate monooxygenase, whose protein sequence is MSSALTDLCRLPIVQAPMAGGASCPQLAAAVSEAGGLGYLAAGYKTADGMYQEIKQLRGLTSRPFGVNLFMPQPEYADAAAVDVYRNQLAGEAAWYETQLGDPDSGRDDNYDAKLAILVEDPVPLVSFTFGCPTRDVFDAFARVGTITVATVTTPEEAQTAQWSGADAVCVQGIEAGGHQGTHRDNPETDGAGLGLLSLIAQVRDTVQIPIVAAGGLMRGSQIAAVLAAGADAAQLGTAFLVCPESGANVLHKQAMTNPLFTRTELTRAFSGRPARGLVNRFMREHGPYAPAAYPQIHHLTSGLRKAAAKAGDAQGMALWAGQGHRMARELEAGQLVEVLAAELAEAKAALAAEGQQGTEPGSQA, encoded by the coding sequence ATGTCCTCCGCACTGACCGATCTTTGCCGCCTCCCGATCGTGCAGGCCCCCATGGCGGGCGGCGCTTCGTGCCCCCAGCTCGCCGCGGCCGTTTCTGAGGCCGGGGGGCTCGGATATCTCGCCGCCGGGTACAAAACCGCCGACGGGATGTACCAGGAGATCAAACAGTTGCGGGGGCTCACGAGCCGACCGTTCGGCGTGAATCTCTTCATGCCGCAGCCCGAGTACGCCGATGCCGCCGCCGTCGACGTCTACCGCAACCAGCTCGCCGGTGAGGCCGCCTGGTACGAGACGCAGCTCGGCGATCCGGACAGTGGCCGCGACGACAACTACGACGCCAAGCTCGCGATCCTCGTCGAGGACCCGGTGCCGCTGGTGTCGTTCACCTTCGGGTGCCCCACCCGCGACGTCTTCGACGCCTTCGCGCGGGTCGGCACGATCACCGTCGCGACCGTCACCACGCCCGAAGAGGCGCAGACCGCCCAGTGGTCCGGCGCCGACGCCGTGTGCGTGCAGGGCATCGAGGCAGGCGGTCACCAGGGCACGCACCGCGACAACCCCGAGACGGACGGCGCCGGGCTCGGCCTGCTCTCGCTCATCGCGCAGGTGCGCGACACCGTGCAGATCCCGATCGTCGCGGCCGGCGGCCTGATGCGCGGCTCGCAGATCGCCGCGGTACTCGCCGCGGGCGCCGACGCCGCGCAGCTCGGCACGGCCTTCCTGGTCTGTCCGGAGTCCGGCGCGAACGTCCTGCACAAGCAGGCCATGACCAATCCGCTGTTCACCCGCACCGAACTGACCCGCGCCTTCTCCGGCCGCCCCGCGCGGGGCCTGGTCAACCGCTTCATGCGCGAGCACGGTCCCTACGCCCCCGCCGCCTACCCCCAGATCCACCACCTCACCAGCGGCCTGCGCAAGGCCGCTGCCAAGGCCGGTGACGCGCAGGGCATGGCGCTGTGGGCCGGGCAGGGACACCGCATGGCGCGGGAGCTCGAGGCCGGGCAGCTCGTGGAGGTCCTGGCGGCCGAACTGGCCGAGGCGAAGGCCGCGTTGGCGGCCGAAGGGCAGCAGGGGACCGAGCCCGGGAGCCAGGCGTGA